TAACAGCAATAGCTTTATGCATAGCAGGAGTAACAAAAGCCCAGACTTACGTTCCTCCCGTTTTTGGCGCAGACAGTCTGAACATCCATACGGATGAAATGACACGCCTATATGTACCTCCTCAAAAGGTCATGTGGATTAGCAATGACTCTTTAGTCAGCAATGCGGAAGTACTGCTTCTTCCCGGTACGGGACAAGCGGAACTTGGCAGAAAGAGCATGTGCTCCATGCATACTACAAAAAGTGATACAGCTTCCATTCTACTGGATTATGGACGGGAGTTGCACGGAGGCTTAAAACTTGTATTAGGTTCGGCAAAACCTTGGAGAACAGCTTCTGTACGCATTCGTTTCGGAGAATCCGTAAGTGAGGCCTGTAGCCAGAATGATGGCGGCAAACGGAGAAAGGGATATTCCACAAACGACCATGCCATGCGTGATATGGTTATGCAGGTTCCAAGTGACGGACAAATTGAAATAGGAAGCACCGGATTCCGCTTCATCCGTATCGACTGTCTATCTCCCGATATGACTATCTATCTGAAAGAAGCTCCGGCCATTTTCCGCTACCGGAATATCCCTTATCTGGGTTCATTCCGTTGCAACGATCAGCGTCTGAATGATATATGGATGACCGGAGCATACACCGTCCACCTGAATATGCAGGAATATTTATGGGATGGCATAAAGCGCGACCGCCTGATATGGCTGGGCGACATGCACCCCGAAGTAGCAACCATTATAAGCGTATTCGGGCATAACGAAGTAGTAAACAAGAGCATAGACCTGGCTTGCGAACAGTTCCCCCTGCCCCAATGGCTGAATGGCATCAGTACTTATTCAATGTGGTACCTGATTATCCAGCACGAATGGTATGTGCATAATGGAAACATTGATTTTTTACGTCACCATCGCGCCTACATCACCGGAGTTATCGACCGCATAGATGAATGTGTAGACGAGGAAGGCAATGAAAATCTGGCAAAACAACGTTTTCTGGATTGGCCGTCAAGTCCTAATCAGCCGGGGGTTGAAGCAGGATGCAGAGCATTGCTTAGCTGGGCTTTGAAAGATGCAGAGGTATTATGCAATCTACTGGAAGAACAAGAACATGCAAAAAAATGCCGTGCCATATCCAAGCGACTGAAAAAACAAATAAAACAACCTAACGGTTTGAAACAAGCAGCCGCACTAATGTCCATCGCAGGATTAATGAAGCCCGAGCAAGCATGCAGCGAAGTTATCTCAGTAGATGGTGCCAAGGACTTTTCCACTTTTTATGGCTACTACATGTTGCAGGCCCTTGCACAAGCAGGCGAATACCAGCAAGCTCTTGACATTATCCGTCAGTACTGGGGAGGAATGTTAGATTTAGGAGCAACCACTTTTTGGGAAGATTTCAATCTGGACTGGATCCATAATGCCGCCAGACTGGATGATTTCGTTCCTGAGGGCAAAGATGATATTCATGGAGATTTCGGCGATTATTGTTATCCCAGTTTCCGACATAGCTTCTGCCACGGCTGGGCTTCCGGCCCTACCCCTTGGATGACACAGCATATTTTAGGTGTTGAGATAGTGGATGCAGGCTGTAAAACTCTTCGCATAACTCCCCATCTTGGTGATTTGGAATGGGCGGAAGGCACCTTCCCTACTCCATTGGGGATAGTCTACATCAAGCATGTCAAAGGAGCTGATGGGAAAATAGTTTCTACGGTCAAAGCTCCTGATGGAATCAAAGTAATATAAAATAAGGGGCTCTCTAACGAGCCCCTCATATTATATCAAAATTCCTCTTTCAACTGTTCACACCAGTCCGTTATACGTTTATCCGTCAGCTTCGACTGGTTCTCTATATCAATCACCAGTCCACACCATTTACCATCCCTCAAAGCTCTTGACCGGTTAAATGAATAACCTTCGGCAGACGTAAATCCGACAAGGATAGCCCCTGCCTTTTCAAAAGCATCAGCCAGTATTCCCAGACCATCCACAAAATTATCGGGATAACCGATTTGATCACCAAGCCCGAAGAGGGCTACTTTCTTGTCTTTCAGATCGAGGCTTTCTATTTCCGGTATCATCTCATCCCAATAGGTGGGCAATTCACCGTCAAACCAAGTAGAAGCACCTACTATCAGTTTATCATAAGCCTGGAAATCATTCTGCCAAGCTTTTTCTATCATGATCATTTCTACTTCTTTGTGTCCGAGCTTCTCACGTATCTTCTCTGCGATATGAGAAGTCTTGGCAGCATTCATTGCATAAAATAATCCTATCTCTTTCATAATAACTTATTATTAAATTAATATTCCAACAGCTTCTTGGCTGCTTCATAAATTCTATCTGCACCCGGCAGAATGGCACGTTCAAGTATCGGATTAAAACCTACAGGAGTAAAGGTAGAACCTACACGCTGTACCGGTGCATCCAGATAACGGAACAAGTCTGTACCAATACTGGCTGCTATCTCACCACCGAAGCCACCAAAGACTTTATCTTCATGAACAATCAAGGCTTTACTGGTCTTCTTCACAGACTCATAAATGGTTTCTTTATCCAACGGTATCAAAGAACGGATATCAATCACTTCCACACTCCAACCGCCTTCTTTTTCCAAACGTTCGGCAACATTCAAGCAGAAATGCGTTGTGTTACCATAGGTGATAATACTCAGATCACTGCCCTCACGGCGAATACGCGCTTTCCCAAAAGGAACTTCAAAATCATCAGGAACAATGGTGGCTGCTTCTACGGAATTATACAATGCTTTCGGTTCAATAAACAGCGTGAACCCACGGGAGCGTATACTTGCACGGAGTAGTCCGGCAGCATCATCGGCAAAGGACGGGCAAACAATCCGTGCTCCGGGCAGAGTAGCCAAAGCGCCCTCCAGATTTTGCGAGTGATAGAGTCCGCCACCGATATAACCACCGGAAGCCAAACGCAAAGTTACATTAGGAACAAACTGTCCGTTGCTGCGCCAATACTCATGGGTACATTCCACATATTGTTCTACGGCAGGCCAGAAATAGTCGGCAAACTCCGCCCCCTCTATCACTACCCGGATTTTAGGATCAAAACGGCTCATTCCATTTGCTGTGCCGACAATATAATCTTCAGCGATAGGTGCACTGAATACACGAGCTTCGCCGAATTCCTGCTGCATTCCTTTGGTTACATTGAACACGCCCCCTTTATCCCGATTGGCAACATCCTGCCCCCAGATGAAGGTATTAGGATTATAGCGGAACTCTGCTTTCAGCGTTTCATTGATGGCAGTTACAAAGAATTTCTTCTCTCCTTCTGTCTCACGATGTGTTCCATCTTTATATTTTTCCGGTTCGTAAGGTTCCGGCAATACATAGTTGAAAATGGTTTTAGGGTCAGGATCGGGAGCTGTCAGCGCCTTACGATTAGCTGCAGCCAGATCTTTCTTTGCTTTCTCCTCTATTTCTTTCAGCTCTTCCTCCGTGAGACGCTTGTAACGCAACAGCATCCGGCGGAACTTCAGCAACGGATCAGCTTCTTTCACATAAGCCAGTTCATTTTCATCCCTGTACAAAGTATCTTTGTCAGAGTTGGAATGGGAACCGATACGGACACAATTGGCATGTACGATTACCGGATTCCGGTTCAACAATGCATACTCACGAGCCTCAGTCATGGCATTCATGGAGTCGAACACATCTTTTCCATTACAATGGATAATCTTCAGATTCTTGAATCCGGAGAAATTATCCGCCACTTTACGGGCTGCCGTCTGGTCTTTCTTCGGAACAGATATACCATATCCATTATCTTGCCATACAAAAATAACGGGCAGGCGTTCAAGGCTGGCACCATTGACAGCTTCGTAGACAAAACCTTCAGAGGAAGCAGATTCGCCGTGTGAAGTAATAACAACTCCTTTATGGTCATAATATACCATTGCACGTGCCACACCGGCTGCATGAAGATCATGCGTACCTGTAGCCGAGGATATGTTCTCGATATGCCATTCGGGTTTGGCAAAGTGATTGGACATGTGGCGTCCGCCACTTCCCGGATCAGTGGCTTTGGAGATGCCATTCAGTATAAGTTCTTCCGCCGTCATTCCGGCGGAAAGGGCAGTCAGCATATCACGGTAGTAAGGGAAGAGGAAGTCTTCTCCTTTGGTAAATACCTGTCCGATGGCCAACTGTATCCCGTCATGTCCAGCATACGGAGCATGAAAGGACCAGCCAAGGGACTGCAACAGGTAAGCGGGTGCCTTTTCGTCAAGCGCACGCCCCAGCGTCATCAGATAATACCATTTCTTCAGTAGTTCCACATCTGTGGTTTTTATATTGTACTTTTTCATACTTATCAAGGTATTAAGTTATTCTTTCCAATTTTCCAGATAATCTTTAATAAAATAGAGGAAATTGCCACCTAATGAACCATCCACGACTCTATGGTCATAAGAGAGGGACAGATACATCTTACGACGGATGGCAATCACATCCCCTTCCGGGGTCTCTATTACGGCGGGCTTTTTCTCGATGTATCCTACTCCCAGGATAGCTACCTGAGGCTGATTGATGATAGGTGTACCGAACAAAGACTTGAATGTACCGAAGTTCGTAATCGTAAAAGTGCCACCGGAAATATCATCGGGCATCAGCTTATTATCACGAGCCTTGAGTGCCAGTGAATCAATGGCTACGGCAAGTCCGTTCAGGTTCAGACGATCGGCATCACGAACCACCGGAACAATCAGATTGCCATCATTCAGAGAAACGGCAATACCGACATTGATATGTTTCTTGAACAGGATATTATATCCCTCTACCGATACATTCACTTGCGGGTAAGCAGCCAGCGCCTTCGCCACAGCTTCTGTGATGGCAGGCATATAAGTCAGTTTCACCCCCTCACGACGGAAGAAAGCATCTTTATTCTTATCACGCCACTTCACAAGTTTCGTTACATCCACTTCCACAACATTAGTTACGTGCGGGGAAGTATGTTTCGACATTACCATGTGGTCGGCTATCACCTTACGTACACGATCCATCTCTTTAACTTCAACACCTTCTGCTGAGAATGTGCCGGAAGCTGGTGTAATACGTTGTACTTCAGGAGTTGCAGCAGGTTTAGCAATCATTATACCGCCACTTTGTTTCCGGACAATGTAACTCTTGATGTCCTTTTTGCTCACCCGTCCCTGATATCCGGTACCCGGAATAGTATCCAGTTCTTTAGGCTGAATGCCGGCCTCACGAGCCAACTGAAGAACTACAGGCGAATACCAACGTTCTTCTTCCGATTTTACAGCCTTGACTTGAGGAGTTTCCTCAGAGGCAGCCTTAGAAACAACCGCAACACTCTCATCAGTAGCGGAACTTTGGAGAGCCTCTACGCTATCCTCATCCTCGGAGTTCTCACCTCCGATATCGACAATAGCCACCACCGTACCCACAGCTACGGTATCTCCTTCCTTAAATAAAATTTCCACGACTTTACCTTCTACCGGAGATGGTATTTCGGCACTAACCTTAGCGGTATTTACTTCAAACAACACATCATCTTCTTTAATGATGTCTCCTACTTGTACCGACCATGAGATGATGGTACCTTCGGTTATACTTTCACCCAATTTGGGCATCTTTATTTCAAATCTTGACATATAGTTAAGTTTTAGGTTCTCGGTTTATTATTATACAACAAACAACTGAGTAGTAAGTTTTTAACTTAAGTAAAAGTTAATGCGGATTTATGATATATCCACTCTTTGCAGGCATACTTTTCCGTTTTCAACCGTTCGATGGCTTCCATATCTCCGGCAGAAAAACGGTAAATCCGGTTATCGTCATCATCTACAAAGGAGTGAAAGAGCAAGTGTATGAAACGCTTGATAGCCATGGGTTCGGACAAAAACTCTTTTATATTAGCAACTTCACTCCGTACGGAAGGTACCGCACGCACAGTACGAGAGCCCGGTATACGGCTTTCCGCATCTGGATCGCCATTCAATGCCGCATTTAACGTATCCAGATCAGTAGAAAACAACAAAGTACAATGATACATCACACGATCTTTGTGTATGCATTGCGCACTACCTGATATTTTCCGTTCATCCACATAAATGCCCAGACGCTGGTCAGCATAAGCTGAGATGCCTACCTTTTCAAGGAAATCAACGACCTGTTGCAGGTAATATACAAAGTCCGGCTGCTTTACGGTTTCAATAAAACTCAGATTAATGTTTCCCCGGTCATGATATACAGCACCTCCACCGGAGAAACGGCGTGCCAAGGTTATTCCCTTTTCATCCAGAAACCTCTCGTCCGCTTCCGCCGCCACACTCTGATGTTTCCCAATCACTACAGATGGCTCCGACTGCCAAAGCATAAAGAAGTTACCTCGCTTCTGTTTCAACAAATACTCTTCTGCTGCCAGATTAAAATAAATATCCGTACAGCGATTATCAATACAAAACATTACGCAAACAAAGTTTCATGGAAGATTTCACCGACCGTCGGATGTGGAAAAACAGTCTTTTGAAACTCTTCCACCGTATATCCGTGCTGCACGGCAAGCCCGGCAAGAACAATCAATTCGGAAACAGGGTTTCCCAGCATATGGCAACCTATCACCCGATCATCATCGTCCAATATCAACTTACAAAGCCCGTTCACCAATTCATTCTCGGCTACAAAACGACCGGAATAGGCCATCGGTAACTTCTGTACCTGATAACTGATACCGGATGCTTTCAGTTCTTCCTCAGTCTTACCTACTCCCGCTACTTCGGGATTGGTATACACCACACCGGGTACACAATCGTAATTCATACGGTCTTCCACTCCCAAGATATGATTGACAGCAACTTCACTTTCACGAATGGCAGTATGTGCCAGCATAGAGTGTCCGGTAATATCACCACAGGCATAAACACGAGGATGGGAAGTCCGCATATGCTCATCCACCTTCACACCGTTGCGCTGCAGTTCAATGTTCAGTTTATCCAAACCGACTTGGGACAAGTTAGCTTTCCTACCCACACTGACGAGTACCTTTTCGGCTTCGATAAGTGCAGTCTTACCTTCCTTTTCAATAGTGACACCCTCTTTGCCGACTTCAATTACTTTGGCATTCAAATGGAAATTAACCCCACGCTTCTGATATTCCGAACGCAGCATACCACTGGTTTCCTTATCCATGGCACCCAATATTTCGGGCATCATTTCAACAACATGCACCTGCACACCCATGCTATTGAAAAAAGAAGCGAATTCCATTCCGATAACGCCACCACCGATAATGACAAGTGAACGGGGCAAAGTTGTGATCTCCAATGCTTCCTTTGATGTCCAATAATCAATTTCAGATAACCCTTTAATGGGAGGGATCAATGTATCGGAACCTGTACATACCAACAGATAAGTCACTTCATATACTTCACCGGCAGCCGAAAGCTGAAAGCGTCCGTCCGCCTCACCCACAATAATGGCTTCTTGTGGTACAATAACAGCACCATACGAATTGACCGTCATCTTCACACCACCGGTCAGCTTTTTCACAATCTTATCTTTACGGTCGATAATCTTTTTCATATCGAACGCCGAACCGTCGGGCACTGAGATGCCATATTTGGACGCGCCTTTCATATTGTCCCACAACTTGGCGGAATAGAGCAGAGTTTTGGTAGGAATACACCCCTCATTGAGACAAACACCGCCAATAGCTTTCTTTTCAAACAAAACTGTTTGCAGCCCGTTTGCAGCCGCTCTTTCGGCTGCCGTATATCCGGCAGGACCACCGCCGATGATAGCTATATCATATTTCATAAATCAGTAGTATTAAGTAAATTATATACTTAACAACAAAAGAGAAAAGCACAAAGTTCTATAGAAACCTATTAAGGAAAGTTACTGTTTTTCAGCCACAATAGCCAACATCCTAAAATTTATCTGTACTTTTGCAGAAATTCAAGAAATACTATGGTAGCTCCCGAAATAGCAATTGTCGACTCCAACACCTTATCATGTATGGGATTGCAAAGCCTTCTAGAAGAAATTATCCCGATGGCCGTCATCCGTGTATTCAGTTCGTTCGAGGAACTGATGGACGATACTCCCGATATGTACGCGCATTATTTTGTTTCAGCACAGATATATTTTGAGCATACCGCTTTTTTCCTACCGCGCAAGCCCAAGACCATTGTATTGGCAAACGGTGACAATCAGCCTCAGCTGGCAGGAATACCGACCTTGAATATTTATCAGGACGAGAAAACACTGATCAGAAACATCCTGCAACTGCATCAGTTCGGACACAAAGGCGGACATCCTCATAGCCACCCCCACGGACATCCCCACGGTGCAACAGCGCATCCGTGCGGTAATCCTCATGCCGACAGCGAACATGATCTCTCTCCCCGCGAAATAGAAGTACTGGTACTGATAACCAAAGGACTTATCAATAAAGAAATAGCCGATAAACTGAATATCAGCCTGACTACCGTCATCTCCCACCGAAAGAATATTACGGAGAAGCTGGGCATTAAATCAGTGGCCGGACTAACGATTTATGCTGTAATGCACGGATATGTAGAAGCGGACCGCATCTAAATGCGAATTGATATTTAAGCGCGGATTTGAGCACCCTTTTTTTTACGCCACCCGTAACAGACCTATTACGCCGCCCGTAACAGTACCGTTACGACAAACATCCCTTTCCGCCCCCACAAATCCTAATAAATGAGGATTGCGGGAACGAAGAGAATCCTCTTTCTTTGCAGGCAAAATAATAAAAGACAAAGAATGAATAAGAGTAAATTGTTAGCCTTTGCCCTGGCACTCCTGTCGATAGGGAACGTATGTGCAGAGGAAGTGGATACCCTGAAAATAGTGGACGTTGAAGAAGTCCTGATCATTGCAGCACCCAAAGAGAACCGTAAGTTGCGCGAGCTGCCCAATGCCGTCACCTTACTTTCGCAACAAGATATGCAGGCTGCACAAGTGAACTCAATCAAAAACCTGACCGCACTTGTCCCCAATATATTTATTCCCGACTACGGTTCGCGCCTGACTTCCGCCGTTTATATCCGCGGTATCGGCTCGCGTATCAACACCCCTTCCGTAGGATTATACGTCGACAATATACCTTATATAGATAAATCCGCATTCGATTTCAATTATTCCGACATCGAGCGTATTGATGTGCTGCGCGGTCCGCAGGGTACACTGTACGGACGAAATGCGATGGGTGGACTTATTAAAGTACATACCAAATCTCCTTTCTCTTATCAAGGTACTGACTTCCGGATAGGGGCAGGTACACACAATCAATACAATACTTCCGTCACTCACTATCACCGGATGAATGAGCGCTTTGCATTCTCGGCTGGAGGATTTTATGAATACGAAGGCGGTTTCTTCCGCAATGCAGCGCTCAACAATAAAAAGGTAGATAAAGGGCAGTCTGCCGGTGGACGTATCCGCGCCATCTACTTGCCCAGCGATAATTGGAAGCTCGACTTTAATGTAAGTTATGAATATGGTGACCAAGGCGGTTACCCGTATGGACTCTACAATAAAGAAACCGGAGATGTAGCCAAGACGGCTTACAATGATGAAAGTAGCTATTACCGCAACCTGCTGAATGCCGGACTTAATGTAGAGTACCAGGCGCAGAATTTCACACTCAGTGCCGTAACCGGATATCAGCATCTAAAGGATCGTATGTTTCTGGATCAGGATTTCACAGCCTCAGATACGTATACACTGGAACAGAAACAACGCATCAATACCATCAGTGAAGAAATTGTGATGAAGAGCAAGGAAAACCGCCGCTGGCAATGGGCAACGGGCATCTTCGGCTTCTATCAATGGCTGAATACTACTGCCCCCGTCACATTCAAGGAAGACGGTATGGCGATGATGGATCAGATGTTGGGCAGCGTGATTCCATCGAAGATAGAAGTGCCGATGGGGCCGACATCGAGCATGAACATCATGCCGTCATTAAAGATAGCCAGCACCCGCCTGCCCATCAACGGAGATTTCGAGACACCGCTTCTGAACGGAGCCTTGTTTCACCAATCCACCTTCCGGGACGTATTCGGACTTGGCGGACTCTCTTTCACCGCCGGGCTTCGACTGGACTATGAGAAGATGAAGATGGACTATAACTCCGGCACAGCCATGGACTACACCGTAGGCATCACAGGCCAGATGGTACAGAACGGACAAGTTATCAGAGACATCCCGATGATGCCGGAAACCGCATTGACTGTTGAATCAAGATATGAAGGTTCCATCAGCAAAGATTATCTGCAATTGTTGCCGAAATTTGCCTTGCAATATGATTTCAAGAAAAACACCGGTAACGTCTATGTGACTGTCAGCAAAGGGTACCGTTCGGGCGGCTACAACATCCAGATGTTCTCCGACCTGCTGCAATCCAGCCTGCGCAATGATATGATGAAACAATCTAAAGAAGAAATCATGCCGCATGTTCCCGATGCTTATAAGGCATTGGTAGAAGGACATTTTCCTGACGCCGGAGTAAACCCGGATGCCAAAGCCGCCACCGTCTACAAACCTGAACAGACCTGGAACTATGAAGCAGGCACCCACCTGAATCTTTTCCAGAACCGTCTGCGTGCCGATGCCGCCCTCTTCTGGCTCGAAACGCGCGACCAACAAATATCACGCTTTGCCCAAAGCGGCCTCGGACGTGAAACGGTAAATGCAGGAAAGAGTCGCAGCCTCGGAGCTGAAATATCTCTGGCGGGCGCAGTTACTACCAACTTCACGCTGACTGCAAATTATGGCTACACATACGCCACATTCAAAGAGTATGTGACGAATGCGAAAAGCGCAGATAATAAAGTGATTGAAATAAGTTACAATGGCAATTACGTCCCCTTCGTCCCCAAGCACACCCTGAGCCTGGGCGGACAATACATTTTCCGCATCAACCCGGGACATTGGCTGGACCGTATTCAACTTAATGCCAACTACACCGGTGCAGGACGTATCTATTGGACCGAGCAGAATGATGTCAGCCAAGCCTTCTACGGCACATTGAACGGACGCCTCAGCCTGCAAAAAGGCAACGGACAGATTGACTTCTGGGTTCGCAATGCACTGGATAAAGACTACGCTGCTTTCTACTTTGAAAGCATGGGCAACGGATTCATGCAGAAAGGCCGCCCCATACAGGCGGGAATCGAACTACGTTGCAGGTTCTGATAGAGATCATTACTTCCGTCCCCATACATCTCCCTAACCCGTTATGCAAAAGATGGCATCTTTTACATTACATCTAAGCAGGAAAGAGGGGAAAAGTAAGTATCATAAGCATGAAAGGGTTAAGAGAACTTGCTACACCCTATTATTCATTGATAGCACCACAGCTTGGGCAAGCCCCCTTTTCTTTTAATTTCTGTCCGCAGCGCCCGCAACGATAGCGGTAAATGACAAGTGTAGTACACATTCGCTTTAGGAAAAGTCCAAGGAAAACAACAAGGAAAATATAGCCGATATAGATTTGTGTAGTCAGTATAAAGAAGAAATAACAGAAGATACAACAAGAAGCCAATCCCAACAGATAGAATACGGCAGCGGCAGGAGTCAACTGACGGAACAAGTCATCGAGTACTGCCAGCAGTACAATGATAAACAACCAGATGCTCAGCAAAAAGACTGAGAGAATAAACGGCACCTTGAAAGGTGAAAGCGTAGGATTAAAATAGAAATGTTCCCACGTTTCGGGCACAAAGACTTGCATCGTCTCATACACCGTAGCACTGAATGCCATCAACAGGCAGAGTAAAAGCGGATATACACTATCAATATCATTGAAATAAACAATCTTCAACTGCTTCCGACGGAACAGACGGAACACCCAGGCACCGATAAACAAGGCGAAAATAATCACGAAGTAAGAAGCATGTGTATCACTGAACAAGTAAATGAATTGTGAGATACTGTCCGTAGGTACAAAAGCTTGCATCATTTCCCGCTCCCCGATCCAGCCCTGTATCTCTTGGGAATGAGCCAGTTTTACCCAAACACTGTCCACACTATCAGCAGAATGAATGGCAAATTCGGCCACTACTACACGGTCTCCTCTATACAGAGTATTGTAGCAATCCTTCACCGGCAGACAGGCAAGCACCACGGAATCCTGCACCACTTCCAGATTCGTATTCAACGTATAATGCCGGTCGTAAAGGTAGGTCAGAGAGTCGCGGGTTTTATCACTGATACCTTCATCATCCAGACTGGGACGGGAGTAACGGCAGGAAACCAGACTGATAATAATCGCTATCACCACAGAGTAGCACAGAGTTGCAC
The nucleotide sequence above comes from Bacteroides intestinalis DSM 17393. Encoded proteins:
- a CDS encoding alpha-L-rhamnosidase-related protein yields the protein MIRVAITAIALCIAGVTKAQTYVPPVFGADSLNIHTDEMTRLYVPPQKVMWISNDSLVSNAEVLLLPGTGQAELGRKSMCSMHTTKSDTASILLDYGRELHGGLKLVLGSAKPWRTASVRIRFGESVSEACSQNDGGKRRKGYSTNDHAMRDMVMQVPSDGQIEIGSTGFRFIRIDCLSPDMTIYLKEAPAIFRYRNIPYLGSFRCNDQRLNDIWMTGAYTVHLNMQEYLWDGIKRDRLIWLGDMHPEVATIISVFGHNEVVNKSIDLACEQFPLPQWLNGISTYSMWYLIIQHEWYVHNGNIDFLRHHRAYITGVIDRIDECVDEEGNENLAKQRFLDWPSSPNQPGVEAGCRALLSWALKDAEVLCNLLEEQEHAKKCRAISKRLKKQIKQPNGLKQAAALMSIAGLMKPEQACSEVISVDGAKDFSTFYGYYMLQALAQAGEYQQALDIIRQYWGGMLDLGATTFWEDFNLDWIHNAARLDDFVPEGKDDIHGDFGDYCYPSFRHSFCHGWASGPTPWMTQHILGVEIVDAGCKTLRITPHLGDLEWAEGTFPTPLGIVYIKHVKGADGKIVSTVKAPDGIKVI
- a CDS encoding flavodoxin, whose product is MKEIGLFYAMNAAKTSHIAEKIREKLGHKEVEMIMIEKAWQNDFQAYDKLIVGASTWFDGELPTYWDEMIPEIESLDLKDKKVALFGLGDQIGYPDNFVDGLGILADAFEKAGAILVGFTSAEGYSFNRSRALRDGKWCGLVIDIENQSKLTDKRITDWCEQLKEEF
- a CDS encoding alpha-ketoacid dehydrogenase subunit alpha/beta — translated: MKKYNIKTTDVELLKKWYYLMTLGRALDEKAPAYLLQSLGWSFHAPYAGHDGIQLAIGQVFTKGEDFLFPYYRDMLTALSAGMTAEELILNGISKATDPGSGGRHMSNHFAKPEWHIENISSATGTHDLHAAGVARAMVYYDHKGVVITSHGESASSEGFVYEAVNGASLERLPVIFVWQDNGYGISVPKKDQTAARKVADNFSGFKNLKIIHCNGKDVFDSMNAMTEAREYALLNRNPVIVHANCVRIGSHSNSDKDTLYRDENELAYVKEADPLLKFRRMLLRYKRLTEEELKEIEEKAKKDLAAANRKALTAPDPDPKTIFNYVLPEPYEPEKYKDGTHRETEGEKKFFVTAINETLKAEFRYNPNTFIWGQDVANRDKGGVFNVTKGMQQEFGEARVFSAPIAEDYIVGTANGMSRFDPKIRVVIEGAEFADYFWPAVEQYVECTHEYWRSNGQFVPNVTLRLASGGYIGGGLYHSQNLEGALATLPGARIVCPSFADDAAGLLRASIRSRGFTLFIEPKALYNSVEAATIVPDDFEVPFGKARIRREGSDLSIITYGNTTHFCLNVAERLEKEGGWSVEVIDIRSLIPLDKETIYESVKKTSKALIVHEDKVFGGFGGEIAASIGTDLFRYLDAPVQRVGSTFTPVGFNPILERAILPGADRIYEAAKKLLEY
- a CDS encoding dihydrolipoamide acetyltransferase family protein — encoded protein: MSRFEIKMPKLGESITEGTIISWSVQVGDIIKEDDVLFEVNTAKVSAEIPSPVEGKVVEILFKEGDTVAVGTVVAIVDIGGENSEDEDSVEALQSSATDESVAVVSKAASEETPQVKAVKSEEERWYSPVVLQLAREAGIQPKELDTIPGTGYQGRVSKKDIKSYIVRKQSGGIMIAKPAATPEVQRITPASGTFSAEGVEVKEMDRVRKVIADHMVMSKHTSPHVTNVVEVDVTKLVKWRDKNKDAFFRREGVKLTYMPAITEAVAKALAAYPQVNVSVEGYNILFKKHINVGIAVSLNDGNLIVPVVRDADRLNLNGLAVAIDSLALKARDNKLMPDDISGGTFTITNFGTFKSLFGTPIINQPQVAILGVGYIEKKPAVIETPEGDVIAIRRKMYLSLSYDHRVVDGSLGGNFLYFIKDYLENWKE
- a CDS encoding lipoate--protein ligase family protein; the protein is MFCIDNRCTDIYFNLAAEEYLLKQKRGNFFMLWQSEPSVVIGKHQSVAAEADERFLDEKGITLARRFSGGGAVYHDRGNINLSFIETVKQPDFVYYLQQVVDFLEKVGISAYADQRLGIYVDERKISGSAQCIHKDRVMYHCTLLFSTDLDTLNAALNGDPDAESRIPGSRTVRAVPSVRSEVANIKEFLSEPMAIKRFIHLLFHSFVDDDDNRIYRFSAGDMEAIERLKTEKYACKEWIYHKSALTFT
- the lpdA gene encoding dihydrolipoyl dehydrogenase, with amino-acid sequence MKYDIAIIGGGPAGYTAAERAAANGLQTVLFEKKAIGGVCLNEGCIPTKTLLYSAKLWDNMKGASKYGISVPDGSAFDMKKIIDRKDKIVKKLTGGVKMTVNSYGAVIVPQEAIIVGEADGRFQLSAAGEVYEVTYLLVCTGSDTLIPPIKGLSEIDYWTSKEALEITTLPRSLVIIGGGVIGMEFASFFNSMGVQVHVVEMMPEILGAMDKETSGMLRSEYQKRGVNFHLNAKVIEVGKEGVTIEKEGKTALIEAEKVLVSVGRKANLSQVGLDKLNIELQRNGVKVDEHMRTSHPRVYACGDITGHSMLAHTAIRESEVAVNHILGVEDRMNYDCVPGVVYTNPEVAGVGKTEEELKASGISYQVQKLPMAYSGRFVAENELVNGLCKLILDDDDRVIGCHMLGNPVSELIVLAGLAVQHGYTVEEFQKTVFPHPTVGEIFHETLFA
- a CDS encoding helix-turn-helix transcriptional regulator; this translates as MVAPEIAIVDSNTLSCMGLQSLLEEIIPMAVIRVFSSFEELMDDTPDMYAHYFVSAQIYFEHTAFFLPRKPKTIVLANGDNQPQLAGIPTLNIYQDEKTLIRNILQLHQFGHKGGHPHSHPHGHPHGATAHPCGNPHADSEHDLSPREIEVLVLITKGLINKEIADKLNISLTTVISHRKNITEKLGIKSVAGLTIYAVMHGYVEADRI